One Leptolyngbya subtilissima AS-A7 genomic window, CCCGCGAGCTCTTTCGCCAGTACGGCGTGTCGGCTCGGCTCTACCATGAGTCGTTTGAGCCAATGCTGCTGGTGGGCTTATTTGCCCCAGGGGAGCAGTGCTCGGCGGCGGCGGCCCTAGGGATGCTCTACTACTTCATTCTGGCTCACCAGCCTGACTTCGACGTGCGCTGGTGCCGGGGCACGGTAGGGGCGCAGATCTTTCGGCCCTGGACGGAGGCGATCGAGCAGGCTGGGGGCAAGATTTTGGCCAACCACCGCGTGTCGGATGTGACGTTGGAGAACAACCGGGTGACGGCGGTGGTCTGCGGCGACGAAGTGTTTGAGGCCGATGCTGTGGTGTTTGCGGTCGGTATCAGCGGGCTAAAGAAAATTGTGGAGCAGTCAGCGGGGTTGCGCGATCGCCAAGAATTCCGCGACATTCGCAACCTGGGAGCGATCGACGTGCTGGCGGCGCGGCTGTGGCTCGATCGCAAAGTCAATATTCCCCTGCCCTCCAACGCCTGCTTTGGCTTTCACCCCACCACCGGCTGGACGTTCTTTGACCTCAACGCGCTCCATGACGAGTATCGCGACGAACCAGGCACCGTGGTTGAGGCCGACTACTACCATGCCAACCAGCTTTTGGCGCTGGATGACGACCAAGTGCTCAGGCAGGCGCAGCAGGATCTCGCTGGTTGCATCCCCGCCTTTGGCGAGGCCAAAATTGTCGACCACAGCGTGGTGCGCATTCCCCAGGGGGTGACCCACTTTGCCCCCGGCAGCTATCGCTACCTGCTGCCCGTCACCACCAGCTTCGACAACCTGTTTATGGCAGGCGATTGGATTGTCACCTGCCACGGCTCGTGGTCGCAGGAAAAAGCTTACGTAACGGGGCTAGAGGCGGCGAACCGCGTGATTGCGACTTTGGGACAGGGGCAGCCCGCCAAAATTTTGCCGGTGATTCCCGATGAGCCGCATATTCAGGCGCTGCGATCGCTCAATCATTTGGTGCGGCAGGGATTACAGAAATTGCCTCAGTTTTGGCTACCCTAGCGTTTGGCGAGCATTGGCCGCCCTTACAGCATCTCAAGGCCTAAATACCATTGTCACAGCGGCTTTTGAATGACGCTCCTGATACCGAGTTAGACGAAAATGATGCAGCACGTCTACAAAGCTTAGATGCACGCTGAATCGCGTTAATTCTGAAAAGTTCTTACGTTCGCCACTATTTTGACCACAGAATAGCGAATCCATTCAAATCAACTTACTAAGCGGCTAAATCGTTAACCCTGCGATGGTTATGCTGGCCTATACTATCGAATCCTAAAGAAACAGGGGTTTGAAGCTGTCCTTTCATAGACAGATCGATCGCCTGCCACCACAGCAAGCTCCAGCATTCTTTGCAGAAATTGTTCTGAACTGTAGTAATTTGGCCGCATTTGCATCGGGAACGTACTGACTTGGCCATATCTATTATCCTCAGCATTGCATCAACTTGTTCTTTCAATTTTTGACATAATCAGCCTTCATTCTGCAGGCTCTATAGGAGTAGTTACAGTCTCTCAAAGGGTAAGTTTGTCATCGCTTTCAACTACTCCTAGAGAACGGTATGAGACTAGAACGGTGTTTTGTGCAGCTGAGAGTTAACAGACAGCATGGTTGTTAGATGAGAGTAAATTACCTCGCAATACGACTTGATCAGGAGAGTTGCTGATAGTGAGGTTAGAGGTTATCTAAGACACCCATCAATAACCTGCTCATAGCGGATGATTGAATCGTCCCCATCACGACCTTTGGCCGCAGGAGAAGGCCTACATGACGGGGCTAGAGGCGGCGAACCAGGTGATTGCAAAGCCGGGTCAAGGGCAGCCTGCGGAGATCTTGCCCGTGATTCTCGATGAGCCGCATATTCAGGCGCTGCGATCGGTCAATTGTGGGCGCGGCAGGGGTTGTAGGGGTTGCCCCAGTTTTGGCTACCGTAGCGATGAGATCGGAATGGGAACCAGTTGCCCTTCCCATTGCCGCCATTTATAGTGCCGGAGGACTTTCTTGCGTCGCCGCTGCTTGGGTGGCCCGGTCAAGATGGCTAGACTGTAGGCCACCAGATAAACTCCAGCCCAAATGCTGTAGGCGTGGATAGAAACACTCAGGGCAGGACCGTCGTAGTAGCGCAGGAGCGTAGCGGACAGGTCGGCGAAGTAAATGCCAAATATGGCCCAGCGGACGAGTGGGAAGCACTTTCTAGCTAAGGGATATCGCGCCGCGCCGGTAAATAGGACCGGGTATTGCAGATACATCAATAAGAAGAACCCCATGGCGAACAGAATACCGATCGCCGCCAAAAGCGTGTAGTTTTCTCCTAGAGAATCTAGTGTTATGCCAAGCGCTAGCAAGATAGCCGCAGTAACATTGATCATCACTATCCCTTCAACAGTCGCTAGTTTGCTACAGAAAGTTCTCTGGGCGCTAGTGTTCCCTGAACGCGCAAGAGTCTTAGCGAGCCTTCCAATATTTATAGATTTGCTGCAAAGCTGACCGAGTTGCCGCGATCGCGGCGATCGGAGCTGTAGGCTTGAATGTGGGCAGCCCTAGTCGTGGGCAAGGCCCATAAGTGATTGACAAGGAGATGACCTATGGCTGAGTCGGTCTTGTGTGGCAACCAACATTTTTCCTGGCAAGGCTAGGCGGCACCTAATATTGGGCTGACCGCGTGAAGCCTTGCCCCACGTAGGCTTCATTTGAGGAAAAACCCTTGAACTTAACTGAATTAGGCGGGTGGAGCACCACCTGCGATCGCGCCTTTGCTCCTTGGGCAGAGGCCGGTTTTGAAGCGGGCCGAGTGGCACTGGAGCATCGCGGTGCCTACCGGCTCTTGACCTCAGACGGAGAACTGTCAGCAGAAATCGCTGGGCAGTTCCGTCACCAGGCAGCAGACAGCCAATCCTTCCCGGCAGTGGGCGATTGGGTGGTCATGCAGCGGCAGGATGAGGGTGACCACGCCGTCATTCATGCGGTGCTGCCGCGCCAGAGCGAGTTTGTGCGCAAGGTAGCAGGCGGCAAAACCGAGGGCCAGGTAGTGGCCACCAATGTCGACACGGTGTTTTTGGTAACCGGTCTTGATGGCGACTTCAACCTGCGCCGCCTTGAGCGTTACCTAGTGGCCGCCTGGGAGAGCCGGGCCACACCCGTTGTGGTGCTGAATAAAGCGGACACCTGCGACAATCTGGCGGACTGTCTCGACCAAACCGCATCCGTAGCCATTGGCGTACCGGTTCACGCCGTTAGTGCCGCTACGGGAGTTGGGTTAGAACAGCTCACCCCTTACTTAGGGGCAGGACAAACCGTGGCGCTGATTGGCTCATCGGGGGTGG contains:
- the rsgA gene encoding ribosome small subunit-dependent GTPase A; its protein translation is MNLTELGGWSTTCDRAFAPWAEAGFEAGRVALEHRGAYRLLTSDGELSAEIAGQFRHQAADSQSFPAVGDWVVMQRQDEGDHAVIHAVLPRQSEFVRKVAGGKTEGQVVATNVDTVFLVTGLDGDFNLRRLERYLVAAWESRATPVVVLNKADTCDNLADCLDQTASVAIGVPVHAVSAATGVGLEQLTPYLGAGQTVALIGSSGVGKSTLTNHFLGSQQQTTQTVREDDSRGRHTTTGRHLLPLPSGALLIDTPGMRELQLWTTSEGLEATFADIEAFAEDCRFRDCQHQGEPGCAVEAAIAAGDLSGDRLHSYHKLQREQQWLDQRHDARAALNSKRRWKTIHKAMRDHYKE
- a CDS encoding hydroxysqualene dehydroxylase codes for the protein MTTEYTGQKKVVVVGAGWAGLGSAYHLARQGYAVTLLEAGAYPGGLVAGWQTPQGRAVEAGIHGFWYPYRNIFALTDQLGIQPFTEWTRSSQYSPQGLEVESPLFQEQPYLPTPLGTFLYTDFKRLPLIDRLSALPLLQALIDFDNSDEAWQKYDRITARELFRQYGVSARLYHESFEPMLLVGLFAPGEQCSAAAALGMLYYFILAHQPDFDVRWCRGTVGAQIFRPWTEAIEQAGGKILANHRVSDVTLENNRVTAVVCGDEVFEADAVVFAVGISGLKKIVEQSAGLRDRQEFRDIRNLGAIDVLAARLWLDRKVNIPLPSNACFGFHPTTGWTFFDLNALHDEYRDEPGTVVEADYYHANQLLALDDDQVLRQAQQDLAGCIPAFGEAKIVDHSVVRIPQGVTHFAPGSYRYLLPVTTSFDNLFMAGDWIVTCHGSWSQEKAYVTGLEAANRVIATLGQGQPAKILPVIPDEPHIQALRSLNHLVRQGLQKLPQFWLP